In one window of Longimicrobium sp. DNA:
- a CDS encoding GTPase domain-containing protein has translation MSLVNYSTREITSKIVYYGPGRSGKTTNLQYIHGQVPEDRRGRMVSLATETDRTLFFDFLPLDLGTISGFQTRFQLYTVPGQVYYDATRKLVLQGADGVVFVADSQRAQRDENVESFRNLQVNLLEQGVDPRTIPIVLQYNKRDLPDVMSLEEMDDLLNYRDLPRFEAEALSGDGVFHTLKGISELVLRRLSQRFGRTVTAAGAG, from the coding sequence TACGGTCCCGGGCGAAGCGGCAAGACCACCAACCTCCAGTACATCCACGGCCAGGTGCCCGAGGACCGGCGCGGCCGCATGGTGTCGCTCGCCACGGAGACGGACCGTACGCTCTTCTTCGACTTCCTGCCGCTGGACCTGGGCACCATCTCCGGGTTCCAGACGCGGTTCCAGCTGTACACGGTGCCCGGGCAAGTGTACTACGACGCCACCCGCAAGCTGGTGCTGCAGGGCGCTGACGGCGTGGTGTTCGTCGCGGATAGCCAGCGGGCGCAGCGCGACGAGAACGTGGAAAGCTTCCGCAACCTGCAGGTGAACCTGCTGGAACAGGGGGTGGATCCGCGGACGATTCCCATCGTGCTGCAGTACAACAAGCGCGACCTGCCGGACGTGATGTCGCTGGAGGAGATGGACGACCTGCTGAACTACCGCGACCTACCGCGCTTCGAGGCCGAGGCGCTGAGCGGAGACGGCGTGTTCCACACGCTCAAGGGGATCAGCGAGCTGGTGCTGCGGCGCCTTTCGCAGCGGTTCGGGCGGACGGTCACCGCGGCAGGGGCGGGCTGA